A region from the Janthinobacterium agaricidamnosum genome encodes:
- a CDS encoding serine/threonine-protein kinase, with translation MELLDSLRQTPSQDDTISGHYEVRRLLGEGGFGHVFEAWDAKLCRSVALKRLKPQADVLHPEKLINEARLAASLKHAAFVRIFAIEGQGTGQSIVMELVEGQTLGQFMHGGQADLRPALDIAYQIADAMDEAHAMDLVHGDLKPSNLMLEANGKVRILDFGLARHIDPQATQTTTLCDLQGTIAYMAPERLMGRLPDTRGDVYALGAMLYEMLAGQRHFAHLNGLALAAAHMQATAPWPDLPASVPPAINALVRAMTAHDPAERPRTMRDVREAIGGGHRETTTLATPVVATPPPLDVAPAVSIRLPIPRKRTLQITAGIALLALAAWQMPIISSTVKSFITAKEAPAPFSEIASMAAGMEALRVFDRETSQTQAIEHFNTVLKHSPHNAAAAAGLSLAYSLRYIGDGRDDTWLQRADASAQQALMSDNQVALAHVAHAWVLDLQGKQDAAMQATAIALNLDPHNMLGLAGKARLLIQASKFDLAQVTLDKAIEIYPRERLFPLLLGMMRYRQTDYAMAEQAFRTSIKLDPQSSNAYAYLNAVLLRQNRNDEALQVLQQGLQLQPHWELYSNLGTSLFAKGDYLGAVQAFENAVSSNKGGPGIYMLWANLADAQRWIPAQAAASKKSYQRAVTLLKPILARQPDNATFNSRMALYSAYLGEKKYAMERMRQAISIAPDSADVHFRAALTHELLGNRTEAIQAVLHASKLGYPINLIDSAPDLLNLRRDARYQQFLINMERDSKK, from the coding sequence ATGGAACTGCTCGACTCCCTGCGTCAGACCCCGTCGCAAGACGACACGATCAGCGGGCACTACGAAGTGCGCCGCTTGCTGGGCGAGGGCGGTTTCGGCCATGTCTTCGAAGCCTGGGATGCCAAGCTATGCCGTAGCGTGGCGCTGAAACGCCTGAAACCGCAAGCCGACGTGCTGCATCCGGAAAAACTCATCAATGAAGCGCGCCTGGCCGCCTCGCTCAAGCATGCGGCCTTCGTGCGCATCTTCGCCATCGAGGGCCAGGGCACGGGCCAGTCCATCGTCATGGAACTGGTCGAAGGCCAGACCCTGGGCCAGTTCATGCACGGCGGCCAGGCTGACCTGCGGCCGGCGCTCGACATCGCCTACCAGATCGCCGATGCGATGGACGAGGCGCACGCCATGGACCTCGTGCACGGCGACCTGAAACCGTCAAACCTGATGCTGGAAGCAAACGGCAAGGTGCGCATCCTCGACTTCGGCCTGGCCCGCCACATCGACCCGCAAGCGACGCAAACGACCACCCTGTGCGACTTGCAGGGCACCATCGCCTACATGGCGCCCGAGCGCCTGATGGGCCGCCTGCCCGACACGCGCGGCGACGTGTATGCCTTGGGCGCCATGCTGTACGAAATGCTGGCCGGCCAGCGCCACTTCGCCCATCTGAACGGCCTGGCCCTGGCCGCCGCCCACATGCAGGCGACGGCACCGTGGCCCGACCTGCCCGCCTCCGTCCCGCCCGCCATCAACGCCCTCGTGCGCGCGATGACGGCGCACGATCCGGCCGAACGGCCACGCACCATGCGCGACGTGCGCGAGGCGATAGGGGGGGGGCACAGAGAGACGACAACATTGGCAACACCTGTCGTGGCGACGCCACCGCCATTAGATGTGGCGCCCGCAGTCTCTATCCGCTTGCCCATTCCACGCAAGCGCACATTACAAATCACTGCCGGGATTGCGCTGCTGGCTTTGGCTGCATGGCAAATGCCAATCATTTCTTCCACAGTGAAGTCATTCATCACAGCCAAAGAAGCGCCCGCACCTTTTTCGGAAATCGCCAGCATGGCAGCCGGTATGGAAGCTCTGCGGGTTTTCGACCGCGAGACCAGCCAGACGCAAGCGATCGAACATTTCAACACGGTACTCAAGCATAGTCCGCACAATGCGGCCGCAGCGGCAGGTCTCTCCCTCGCCTACAGCCTGCGCTATATTGGCGATGGCCGCGATGATACCTGGCTCCAGCGCGCCGATGCCAGTGCCCAGCAGGCCCTGATGTCCGACAATCAAGTGGCGCTGGCCCATGTCGCCCATGCTTGGGTTCTGGATCTTCAAGGCAAGCAGGATGCGGCAATGCAGGCAACGGCGATTGCGCTCAATCTCGATCCACATAATATGCTGGGACTTGCAGGCAAAGCGCGCCTGTTGATACAGGCAAGTAAATTTGACTTGGCTCAAGTGACGCTGGACAAGGCCATCGAAATTTATCCACGCGAACGCCTTTTCCCTTTGCTCTTAGGCATGATGCGTTATCGTCAAACAGATTATGCAATGGCAGAGCAAGCCTTCCGCACCAGCATAAAACTGGACCCGCAATCGTCAAACGCCTACGCCTATCTGAATGCGGTTCTCCTACGCCAGAATCGCAATGATGAGGCACTTCAAGTACTTCAACAAGGCTTGCAACTACAACCGCATTGGGAGCTATACAGCAACCTTGGTACAAGCCTCTTTGCGAAAGGCGACTATTTAGGAGCAGTGCAGGCTTTTGAAAATGCAGTCTCATCCAATAAGGGTGGCCCTGGCATTTATATGCTTTGGGCTAACCTTGCTGATGCACAACGTTGGATCCCTGCACAAGCCGCCGCCTCCAAAAAATCTTATCAACGCGCAGTCACATTGCTCAAGCCGATATTGGCGCGCCAGCCTGACAATGCCACCTTTAACTCCCGTATGGCGCTGTACTCAGCCTATCTGGGAGAAAAAAAATATGCCATGGAACGGATGCGGCAAGCTATTTCAATTGCACCTGACAGCGCTGATGTCCATTTCAGAGCAGCCTTGACCCATGAGTTACTTGGCAATCGTACAGAAGCGATTCAGGCAGTGCTACATGCCTCCAAACTCGGCTACCCCATCAACCTGATCGATTCGGCCCCCGATCTGTTGAACCTGCGGCGAGATGCCCGCTACCAGCAATTTCTTATCAACATGGAAAGAGATAGTAAAAAATGA